From the genome of Fluviispira vulneris:
TTGATATTTCTTTAACAAATTCATCAAATGATAATATATATTCTCCAGCAGTTGCTACTTCTGATATTTTTTCTGAAATATTTTTTTTAAGTTTATTTGAATTATTTATAATACTTTCATATCGAATTTCTTTAGCTAATTCAACAAAGTTCAAAGCTGTTCTTAAGTTATTATTCTCCGTCTCAATCTGAGTGGAGTTCGTAATAGCTGCAACATTTTCGCTACCAAGACCTGTGGCAATTGCGGCAATAATACTTGTGACTAAATCTTTTCTTTTCTCTCGCTGAACAGGATCCAACTCTGCAGGATCATCTAGTAAGGAGTTCACCACAACGCCTGCGGCTGCACCCATGGCGGCTTCTGCACACGTATTTGTTACGCTCCCTGCGGCACACCCCAACAGCGCATGCAGAGCAATATGTCCTGGTGAACCTTCGCCACCTATATTGTCTGCTATCTCTTTTATTTTCTCTGCGCCTAAACTCTGGAGATAATTTGCAGCAAAAGATTGAACAAAAGCAATATTGGTTCCACCCACATTTCCGCTTAAGGCTGCTGTTAAAGCAGTGCTTATCTGTCTATAAGTGCCACCGGGTGCCCATTTTTTTAAGTCTTCTATTTTATTTTCCAAATCTATAACTGATGGGGAGTCTTTGCTTTCACCTGCATTTAATCTTTCTTCAAGCTCTTTTTCATAAGCTTGCTCACTCTTCATTTTATTCTGTATGAAGGTTCCCAGTTCTTTTGAAAAACTTTTTACTATTTCAAATTCTGCCCGAATTTTTTCTTCATCAAATATCACTTCTAATGGTTTGTGGGAATCCTCGCTGTTACGATTAACTCCTGCAATTATTTCTTGTGATGTTTTTCCTGTCAGAGCAAGTTGCCCTGCTTCATCACGAATTATTATGTTTCCTTTTCCTACTGTGCTTTTTGTTACGTTAGAATGCGCGTCTGAAGAATACAAAGGAACTGGCGGAACGGCTGACACTCCTCCTACATAATCGACATTAATTCCTCCCGTAATCTGCATAGCTTTGAACCAAGCTTCATTGTTGATATCTTGGTAATTAAATGTCCCTGTATCCAGAATATTTAATTTTTCTTCTTCTGCCTTTTTACTACTTGCTATCACTCCACCATCGAGTTGGGTGTGGCCTTTTACTTTTATTTGATATCCACCATCACCAGCCTGAATTCCAGATTGCTCGATAACGCTCTGGTAATGACTTGTAATATTTGTAATTCCAAAAAGCGCTCCGCCCGAACTTGCACCTGCACAGATTGGAGGAATACAAACACTCGCATTCGCAGAATACTCATAATTTTTTGCAAGACTTGTATGATAGTCCTGTAAACTTTTAATATAAAGATTTCCATCGACTGTTCCGCTAACTTGCTCGCCTTTTACCACTGCACCAATGAGGTTAGTATCACCGCCAGATTCAATAATTATTTTTTTACTGCCGATAATATGTGAATTATTCTGTATAACTTGTTTACTTGCTGTGTCGCCATTGTTGCCAGAAATCGATCCTTCAAGAGTGATCCCATTTGTATCTGCACCTAAAACAGTTCCAACTCCAATATCCCAATTAAAAGACTCACTTTTATTTTTATTTTCTATTATATTTTGTGATGCTTTTGCTAAAATATCTCCTTCAGCTTTTAATTTTAAAATATTTCCTGCTTGAACTCGGGAACCGATGATATCGATAGTGCTCTCTTTGCCTGCACCCCACGCATGTAAATTAATATTTCCACCAGCAAGAAAGCCCGATTCTTTTGCTATTTGTGACTTTGACTCATTAGAAATACCTGAATAACTCTCCCCATATGTTTCCGTTACCTTAACGCTGGCTATGCTTTTAGGATCTATTCCTAAAGCATTTAAGGAATTTGAAACGCTCATCCCTGCAGCCAGAGTAGCCAGTGCCTGCATCCGTGGATCAGTGGTTTTTTGTGAATTTTCATATGAACTTTTAAGTGTCTGCCCTGTGCTGAGTAGAATATTACTACCAGCTGTATTTATACCTTTAATTGAGAGTTCTTTTTGGTGGCTGCTTTCAAATATATCTAATCTACATGCAGTTTTTTGAAAGCTATAAAAAATACTTTAATGCAAATCTAATTACAGTTACAGTAAATGGAACTTTTATAAATGCAGTAAGGGCGAAGCAATGATCGGGAAAACTAAAATTGGAAAGGGAACAAAAGTCATGCAAATGGTAGATAAGGAAGGGGCTTAGATTCTCTAAATATAGATTTTTTATAATCCACATCAGTCACACCATCTAATGAAAACCATAAAAAAACCCGTATCACTTACCAAATCTAAATATATACTTGCAGATAGTGCATACAACTCTGATAAACTAGATCTTGAGTGCAAAAAGTTAGGAATAAGTCTTGTTGCATAGCATAAACTAAATCGTAAAAACCTTACCCAAGATGTAC
Proteins encoded in this window:
- a CDS encoding DNA/RNA non-specific endonuclease → MSVSNSLNALGIDPKSIASVKVTETYGESYSGISNESKSQIAKESGFLAGGNINLHAWGAGKESTIDIIGSRVQAGNILKLKAEGDILAKASQNIIENKNKSESFNWDIGVGTVLGADTNGITLEGSISGNNGDTASKQVIQNNSHIIGSKKIIIESGGDTNLIGAVVKGEQVSGTVDGNLYIKSLQDYHTSLAKNYEYSANASVCIPPICAGASSGGALFGITNITSHYQSVIEQSGIQAGDGGYQIKVKGHTQLDGGVIASSKKAEEEKLNILDTGTFNYQDINNEAWFKAMQITGGINVDYVGGVSAVPPVPLYSSDAHSNVTKSTVGKGNIIIRDEAGQLALTGKTSQEIIAGVNRNSEDSHKPLEVIFDEEKIRAEFEIVKSFSKELGTFIQNKMKSEQAYEKELEERLNAGESKDSPSVIDLENKIEDLKKWAPGGTYRQISTALTAALSGNVGGTNIAFVQSFAANYLQSLGAEKIKEIADNIGGEGSPGHIALHALLGCAAGSVTNTCAEAAMGAAAGVVVNSLLDDPAELDPVQREKRKDLVTSIIAAIATGLGSENVAAITNSTQIETENNNLRTALNFVELAKEIRYESIINNSNKLKKNISEKISEVATAGEYILSFDEFVKEISMVSERKKRFEDLVSEYGEEAVAELILNKTLVRVLDNYKDPAVAIIVKNWIENFQSRGEDWLEKNNLSKDEQKLLTKQYDDTYKLLTGKKSLESVLKEQGENYLIEIGNEVRKKGLKIEKSINGDWVLLYQDVKRGKYLPSNTHLEIERPKLIHEYIGKQGEEDFIKLKSGDNGNWNPELRNPQKNSKYLVDNSTVYETDDQGRVKFVFAELKLQNKDRYSYEQTKVRKQGNPGDEGGHLIANRFGGPSEAINLVPMDSNLNRREWNKMENLWADALKLGDRVEVKIIPVYLSNGKRPDEFKVQYKIGNNKSVEKNFNNSPKGK